The Sulfolobus acidocaldarius DSM 639 genome has a window encoding:
- the speE gene encoding polyamine aminopropyltransferase, translating to MFEWTWHLEWQTPQEFHAHAIKRILIEERSEFQRVILAELFRFGKALIIDGKIQSTLADEFIYHESLVHPLLISLEDPENILILGGGEGATLREALRYKSVRKVTMVDIDPVVIKFAKQNLQEWHMGSFDDSRTNLIIGDGYKFVKETNEKYNAIILDLTDPIQDSPSQLLYTSEFYRDLKSIITPNGGLVTQATSPSFSLDTFAIIYSTLKTVFKNVSAGITYVPSFDGLWGFIYASDVTNPAHLNRNQINDRIKERVTGSLRFYDGETHEMLFRVPKYIREKIENEKRVSTRENPVATPA from the coding sequence ATGTTCGAATGGACTTGGCACCTAGAATGGCAGACGCCACAAGAATTTCATGCACATGCCATTAAGAGGATATTGATAGAGGAGAGAAGCGAATTTCAGAGAGTCATATTAGCTGAACTGTTTCGATTTGGAAAAGCACTAATTATAGATGGTAAGATTCAATCCACATTAGCTGATGAGTTTATATATCATGAATCGTTAGTTCATCCTCTTCTTATATCCCTAGAAGATCCTGAAAATATTCTTATACTAGGTGGCGGAGAGGGAGCAACACTTAGGGAAGCACTTAGATACAAAAGTGTGAGAAAGGTTACAATGGTAGATATAGATCCCGTTGTAATAAAATTTGCAAAGCAAAACCTACAAGAATGGCATATGGGAAGCTTTGACGATAGTAGAACTAATCTGATAATAGGAGACGGATATAAATTTGTTAAGGAAACTAATGAAAAATATAATGCGATTATACTAGATTTAACAGACCCTATACAGGATTCACCTTCACAATTACTCTATACAAGCGAATTTTACAGAGATTTAAAGAGTATAATTACCCCTAACGGTGGTCTGGTAACACAAGCTACCTCTCCATCCTTTAGTTTAGACACCTTTGCCATTATATATAGTACACTAAAAACGGTATTCAAAAATGTGAGTGCAGGTATAACTTATGTACCCTCTTTTGACGGACTATGGGGATTTATATATGCTTCTGATGTGACAAATCCAGCTCATCTAAATAGGAACCAGATAAATGACAGAATTAAAGAGAGAGTTACAGGTTCTTTACGTTTCTATGACGGAGAGACACATGAAATGTTATTTAGAGTACCTAAGTATATAAGAGAAAAAATAGAAAACGAAAAAAGAGTTTCGACCCGTGAGAATCCAGTAGCTACACCAGCATAA
- the ahcY gene encoding adenosylhomocysteinase: protein MDYRVKDLSLAEQGRKQIEWAELHMPALMEIRKRFNAEKPLDGIRIGAVLHVTKETAVLVETLKAGGAEIALAGSNPLSTQDDVAAGLAKNGIHVYAWRGETEKDYYDNIREILKYEPHVIMDDGGDLHAYVHENNLTSKIVGGTEETTTGVIRLKAMEEEKVLKYPVIAVNNAFTKYLFDNRIGTGQSTIDGILRATNILIAGKVAVVIGYGWVGRGIASRFKGMGARVIVVESSPFRALEALMDGFDVMTMNRASEIGDIFVTATGNLNVVSRDHILRMKDGAVLANSGHFNVEIDVKGLKEISVETREVRQNLEEYKLRNGKRIYLLADGRLVNLVAAEGHPSEVMDLSFCNQALSVEHLIKNKGKLENKVYNVPIEIDEQVARLKLKALGIEIEELTIEQKEYIKQWKYGT from the coding sequence ATGGACTATAGAGTTAAAGACCTAAGTTTAGCTGAGCAGGGAAGGAAGCAGATAGAATGGGCTGAATTGCATATGCCAGCCCTAATGGAAATTAGAAAACGATTCAATGCCGAAAAGCCCCTAGATGGAATAAGAATAGGTGCAGTGCTTCATGTAACCAAAGAGACAGCAGTATTAGTTGAAACACTTAAAGCTGGAGGCGCTGAAATAGCTCTAGCTGGTAGTAATCCATTGTCCACACAAGATGATGTAGCTGCAGGATTAGCTAAGAACGGAATTCATGTTTACGCATGGAGAGGGGAGACAGAAAAGGATTATTATGATAACATAAGAGAGATCCTGAAATATGAACCACATGTTATCATGGATGATGGAGGAGATCTTCATGCATATGTTCATGAGAATAATTTAACGTCTAAAATTGTTGGAGGCACTGAAGAGACAACCACAGGAGTAATTAGACTAAAAGCAATGGAAGAGGAGAAGGTTTTAAAATACCCTGTCATTGCAGTAAACAACGCTTTTACAAAATATCTTTTTGATAACAGAATAGGAACAGGACAAAGTACTATCGATGGAATCCTAAGAGCCACAAATATTCTAATTGCAGGAAAAGTTGCAGTGGTGATAGGTTACGGATGGGTAGGAAGAGGTATAGCGAGCAGATTTAAGGGAATGGGCGCTAGGGTAATCGTAGTAGAATCATCCCCATTTAGAGCGTTAGAGGCATTAATGGACGGATTTGATGTAATGACTATGAATAGAGCTTCTGAAATCGGAGATATATTTGTAACAGCAACAGGTAACCTGAATGTAGTTAGTAGAGATCATATACTGAGAATGAAGGATGGCGCAGTTCTAGCAAATTCTGGACACTTTAACGTTGAAATTGATGTTAAAGGATTGAAAGAGATTAGCGTGGAAACTAGAGAGGTTAGACAAAACTTAGAAGAATATAAACTTAGAAATGGAAAAAGAATATACTTACTTGCAGATGGTAGACTTGTAAATCTTGTAGCAGCAGAGGGACATCCTAGTGAGGTCATGGATTTAAGTTTCTGTAACCAGGCTTTATCAGTTGAGCATCTAATTAAAAATAAGGGAAAATTAGAAAACAAGGTCTATAATGTTCCCATAGAGATAGATGAACAAGTAGCCAGATTAAAACTTAAAGCGTTAGGAATAGAGATAGAAGAGTTAACTATAGAGCAAAAAGAGTATATAAAACAATGGAAGTATGGAACATAA
- a CDS encoding mechanosensitive ion channel domain-containing protein yields MAEDKVKISSKILSSVAKTIIFVIVFVIIEAIVNNFLPSLLSQISLNFPPLVQGSVNIQPYLPYINILLSLLFGYLIITEISNVIYWNLRIKYDHPVAHSVRNVIRILGVGVLGATIAGAVAGGVAGVALGGFIGVVIGFATQQVLGQAVAGLFVLIARPFKIGDQVNVGGDIGVVEDITTLFTIINKGDQLVLIPNNTLIGSKIYVIKNNTQKK; encoded by the coding sequence ATGGCTGAAGATAAAGTAAAGATTAGTTCAAAAATTCTTTCTTCAGTAGCCAAAACAATAATATTTGTCATCGTATTTGTTATAATAGAAGCTATTGTAAACAATTTTCTTCCATCTTTACTTAGTCAAATAAGTCTAAATTTTCCTCCATTAGTTCAAGGCTCTGTAAACATTCAACCGTACTTACCTTACATAAATATACTATTGAGTTTATTATTTGGTTATCTGATAATAACCGAAATCTCTAACGTAATATACTGGAATCTAAGAATAAAATACGATCATCCGGTCGCACATAGTGTAAGAAACGTTATAAGAATATTAGGAGTAGGAGTTCTAGGTGCGACTATTGCAGGAGCTGTTGCAGGAGGAGTTGCAGGAGTTGCCCTTGGGGGATTTATTGGAGTAGTAATAGGATTTGCAACACAGCAGGTATTAGGACAGGCAGTAGCAGGATTATTTGTGTTAATAGCTAGACCATTCAAGATCGGCGATCAGGTAAACGTTGGAGGCGATATTGGAGTTGTTGAGGATATCACAACACTGTTTACTATAATTAATAAAGGAGACCAACTAGTGCTAATCCCTAACAATACGCTCATAGGAAGTAAAATATATGTGATAAAGAATAATACTCAAAAGAAGTAA
- a CDS encoding RecB-family nuclease yields the protein MAKLIPVLHNVTSAQKLIDFAKLVFSLNINYLVATKVGGVASNVGVPEVNKLAFKLGKTFISLPDLKDAIELLSPDLVILLTSQAQKILETQVFNDKNKIMLVFSGIENGFSKIDLSLGENYKLRNIDVEISPIASIAVIHSCILHEEFKNG from the coding sequence ATGGCTAAGTTGATCCCAGTTTTACATAATGTTACAAGTGCACAAAAGCTAATCGACTTTGCTAAGCTAGTATTTAGTTTAAATATAAACTATTTAGTTGCAACTAAAGTAGGTGGAGTAGCCTCAAACGTAGGTGTACCTGAAGTCAATAAGTTAGCCTTCAAATTAGGTAAAACGTTTATATCATTACCAGATTTAAAAGATGCAATAGAACTTTTGTCACCAGATCTAGTTATTCTTCTTACCAGCCAGGCTCAAAAAATTTTAGAGACTCAGGTTTTTAATGACAAAAATAAGATTATGTTAGTATTTTCTGGCATAGAAAATGGTTTCTCTAAGATAGACCTAAGTCTGGGTGAAAATTATAAACTTAGAAATATAGATGTAGAGATCTCCCCAATTGCATCTATAGCCGTTATTCATTCATGTATTTTACACGAAGAGTTTAAAAACGGGTAA
- a CDS encoding DNA cytosine methyltransferase: protein MSPVKVIDLFSGAGGFSLGFNREPFEIKLSVDINHAAARTYSINFPNTVVIEDDIRNITGRDIRYLIGGEPDIIIGSPPCEPFTGANPSRRSDPLERLFVDERGQLTLEFIRIVGELKPKIFIMENVPAIANIDVIRSSIEGEFLRIGYPKVYFNILRAEDLGNPSRRTRVFVSNVKLKQQKSARLNTVWNAIGDLADRPNLLPNHEIAEVSEEKIRKFARLDFGDYLSMFKGSSGRNIPLYIRLNPYRLAPTVMGNSRFIHPFENRFLTVREQARLMSYPDDHVFVGNRDEQYNQVGESVPVVFSTTIAREIMGILYG, encoded by the coding sequence GTGAGTCCAGTAAAAGTTATTGATTTATTTAGTGGGGCTGGAGGTTTTTCTTTAGGATTTAACCGTGAACCTTTTGAAATAAAATTATCAGTAGATATAAATCATGCTGCGGCTAGGACATATTCAATTAATTTTCCCAACACGGTGGTTATAGAAGACGATATAAGAAATATAACAGGTCGAGATATTAGGTATTTGATAGGGGGAGAACCAGATATAATAATTGGTAGTCCTCCGTGTGAACCATTTACAGGCGCTAACCCATCCAGGAGATCTGATCCATTAGAGAGACTATTTGTGGATGAGAGAGGTCAGTTAACGTTAGAATTTATAAGAATAGTAGGCGAGCTGAAACCTAAAATTTTTATAATGGAAAATGTTCCAGCCATTGCCAATATTGATGTTATCAGGTCATCAATTGAGGGGGAGTTCTTAAGGATAGGCTACCCTAAAGTTTATTTTAATATATTACGAGCAGAAGACTTAGGAAATCCGTCTAGGCGAACTAGAGTTTTTGTATCTAATGTTAAGCTTAAACAGCAAAAGAGTGCTAGACTAAATACAGTATGGAATGCTATAGGGGATCTAGCTGATAGACCAAATCTTTTACCTAACCATGAAATAGCTGAAGTTAGTGAGGAGAAGATAAGAAAGTTTGCTAGGCTAGATTTTGGAGACTATTTAAGTATGTTTAAAGGCTCCTCAGGCAGAAATATACCATTGTATATAAGACTAAATCCATACAGATTAGCTCCCACAGTGATGGGAAATTCTAGGTTCATTCATCCATTTGAAAATAGGTTTCTTACTGTTAGAGAACAAGCAAGGTTAATGAGCTATCCTGATGATCATGTATTTGTAGGTAATAGAGACGAACAATATAATCAGGTAGGCGAATCAGTGCCAGTAGTCTTTTCTACCACAATTGCCCGAGAAATAATGGGTATATTATATGGCTAA
- a CDS encoding transcription factor TFIIE, subunit alpha has product MLNLAKELVGDEALGLLKYLIGKKSEITDEEIAKELNTKPNEVRKYLYLLSDHGLVTYRKTKDKDSNLYIYYWKVNVNQINEILLSRKRLILEKLRNRYEQEKDGLFYFCPQDNIKYSFDDAIENEFKCLKCGTSLSQYDSEKARSFLEQKIKQIEEEINKEIRRESSKSY; this is encoded by the coding sequence GTGCTTAATTTGGCTAAAGAGCTAGTTGGGGATGAAGCTCTAGGCTTACTTAAATACTTAATCGGAAAGAAATCAGAAATAACTGATGAGGAGATCGCTAAGGAATTGAACACAAAACCTAATGAAGTAAGAAAATATCTTTATCTATTGTCCGATCATGGATTAGTTACTTATCGTAAGACTAAAGACAAAGACTCAAACCTATACATATATTACTGGAAGGTAAACGTAAATCAGATAAATGAAATTCTTCTATCCAGGAAGAGACTTATTCTAGAGAAACTTAGAAATAGATATGAGCAAGAGAAGGATGGACTATTTTATTTCTGTCCACAGGATAACATAAAATATTCTTTTGATGATGCAATAGAAAACGAATTCAAATGTCTAAAGTGCGGAACTTCTTTGTCACAATATGATTCTGAGAAAGCTAGGAGCTTTCTTGAGCAAAAAATTAAACAGATAGAAGAGGAAATAAACAAAGAGATTAGACGTGAGTCCAGTAAAAGTTATTGA
- a CDS encoding tRNA methyltransferase, whose product MEVWGGKSYFKVEFVDNPKKIVKSWREKGGLVVHLTMYGKMIDDMIDEITKASKNFTLPLLVVIGSEKVEGWYYYNSDYNIGIGNQPHSEVSALAIFLDRIYKGEELYIHFSDAKFYIIPQLKGKRVVKTDK is encoded by the coding sequence TTGGAGGTATGGGGAGGTAAATCCTATTTTAAGGTAGAGTTCGTGGATAATCCTAAAAAAATAGTTAAGTCTTGGAGGGAGAAAGGAGGTTTAGTAGTTCATCTAACTATGTATGGTAAAATGATAGATGATATGATAGATGAAATAACTAAGGCTAGTAAGAATTTTACATTACCACTTCTAGTTGTCATAGGTTCAGAAAAGGTGGAGGGATGGTATTATTACAACTCAGATTATAATATAGGTATAGGAAATCAGCCACACTCTGAGGTTTCAGCACTAGCTATCTTTCTAGACAGGATTTATAAGGGTGAAGAACTATATATACATTTTAGTGATGCCAAATTCTACATTATTCCTCAACTAAAGGGGAAACGGGTGGTGAAAACTGACAAGTGA
- the hflX gene encoding GTPase HflX, with amino-acid sequence MNFAVLFTAEEYEDEAKALAEAALYNVLEVIKLPRKPNPNFYISQTKLLELKNNSDVDTIIIFETLKSRHFINLIRELKNKKILDKILLLLEIFALHAGSKEAKLQIELARLKHQLPVLKDMYKRMKVSEQQGPLGAGVYGIESTVRLYQRRIVKIREELNNIKKIKEDQIRKTELKTTAIVGYTNAGKTTLFNALTGLKQKTDSSMFTTTLPKRYGISVNGDKLLLVDTVGFIRGIPPQIVEAFYVTLSEAKYADSLLLVVDSSVEDTLFIDMILSSFKILRDIGISGKPMIIVLNKADLVNNSDVDQKIDITWKIVKDLYTPIYDVIPISALKGYNINTIRDRLLELVLK; translated from the coding sequence GTGAACTTTGCAGTACTTTTTACCGCTGAGGAATATGAGGATGAGGCTAAAGCTTTAGCTGAGGCAGCGTTATATAACGTTCTTGAAGTTATCAAATTACCTAGGAAGCCAAATCCCAATTTTTATATCTCTCAAACTAAGCTTCTTGAGCTGAAGAACAACAGTGATGTTGATACGATTATAATTTTCGAAACGCTTAAATCTAGGCATTTTATTAATTTAATCAGAGAATTAAAAAACAAAAAAATACTAGATAAAATTCTCTTACTTTTAGAGATATTTGCATTACATGCAGGTTCTAAAGAGGCGAAATTACAAATTGAGCTTGCAAGATTAAAACATCAACTGCCAGTTCTAAAAGACATGTATAAAAGGATGAAAGTTTCTGAACAACAGGGTCCTTTAGGAGCAGGTGTTTATGGTATTGAGTCGACAGTGAGACTCTATCAGAGAAGAATAGTAAAAATCAGGGAAGAACTAAATAATATAAAGAAGATAAAAGAGGATCAGATAAGAAAAACAGAGTTGAAAACTACTGCTATAGTCGGTTATACTAATGCAGGAAAAACTACTTTATTCAATGCACTAACAGGATTAAAGCAGAAAACAGATTCATCAATGTTTACAACAACGCTACCAAAAAGGTACGGAATCTCGGTAAATGGTGATAAACTACTTCTTGTTGATACTGTGGGTTTTATAAGGGGAATTCCTCCTCAAATAGTTGAGGCTTTTTACGTTACTTTATCAGAAGCAAAATACGCGGATTCCTTACTCTTGGTTGTGGACTCCTCTGTGGAGGATACTTTATTCATAGATATGATATTAAGTTCATTTAAGATACTTAGAGACATAGGAATATCTGGTAAGCCCATGATTATCGTATTAAATAAAGCTGATCTTGTCAATAATAGTGATGTTGATCAAAAAATTGATATTACGTGGAAAATAGTCAAAGATTTATATACGCCTATTTATGATGTTATTCCAATTTCAGCGTTAAAAGGTTATAATATAAATACTATTAGGGATAGACTATTAGAACTAGTCCTCAAATAA
- a CDS encoding multiprotein bridging factor aMBF1, giving the protein MQNQNVKYCELCGSPIKGKGFTVSYEGSIITVCTNCFNKIKNYAKIVNLKKEEDKKRIKTSPNKKYTEVELDIVEEYYKIIKEARERLKMSQQQLAQALKVSENIIKRFESGKLKPTIQQAKQLERILGIKLLVPIEGEEESNPQKDLGLTLGDIVNIREGKK; this is encoded by the coding sequence ATGCAAAACCAAAATGTAAAATACTGTGAGTTATGTGGTTCTCCCATAAAGGGTAAGGGTTTTACAGTCTCTTATGAGGGAAGTATTATTACTGTTTGTACTAATTGTTTCAATAAAATTAAAAACTATGCTAAAATTGTTAATTTAAAGAAAGAGGAGGATAAGAAGAGAATAAAAACTAGCCCTAACAAAAAATATACTGAAGTGGAATTAGATATAGTTGAGGAATATTATAAAATCATCAAAGAAGCAAGAGAAAGATTAAAGATGTCGCAACAGCAATTAGCACAAGCGTTGAAAGTATCCGAGAATATAATCAAGAGATTTGAAAGCGGTAAACTAAAGCCTACTATCCAACAGGCTAAACAGTTAGAGAGAATATTAGGTATTAAGTTGTTGGTTCCAATAGAAGGGGAAGAGGAATCTAATCCCCAAAAAGATTTAGGTCTGACATTAGGGGACATCGTAAATATTAGAGAGGGGAAGAAGTGA
- a CDS encoding proteasome-activating nucleotidase: MFGDVDSYKNRENNNNYDETLVKLLEEKIEALTKEIDKLRQDLNWYKTELEKLLAPPYIEATILDILPDGKVIVRSSSGPNLVVNVATNVDVSKLKPGMSVALSQRGSTIIDILPNREDIIVKSFELIEKPNIHYSDIGGLEDQINELREVVELPLKNKKLFEELGIEPPKGVLLYGPPGTGKTMLAKAVAAESNATFIHVVASEFAQKFVGEGARIVREVFELARKKAPSIIFIDELDAIAARRIDIGTSGEREIQRTLMQLLAEIDGFKALDNVKIIAATNRIDILDPAILRPGRFDRLIEVPLPDEKGRKEIFKIYLQRMRINENDKLNYDLIAQLTDGFSGADIKNVCTEAGYMAIREGRESIKFQDIIRAIDKIKKKNLRKAINTRTEKYL, encoded by the coding sequence TTGTTCGGGGATGTTGATAGTTATAAGAATCGTGAAAATAATAATAATTATGACGAAACGCTTGTAAAACTTCTTGAAGAAAAAATAGAAGCTCTCACAAAAGAAATAGATAAATTAAGACAAGATTTAAATTGGTATAAAACTGAACTAGAGAAACTACTGGCACCTCCATACATTGAAGCTACAATATTAGATATATTACCAGACGGTAAGGTAATTGTAAGGAGCTCTTCGGGACCAAACCTAGTTGTAAATGTAGCCACGAACGTCGATGTTTCCAAGTTAAAACCAGGCATGTCTGTTGCATTAAGTCAAAGAGGATCAACGATTATAGATATTTTACCAAATAGAGAAGATATAATAGTAAAATCTTTTGAATTAATAGAGAAACCAAATATTCATTATTCTGATATAGGAGGTCTAGAAGACCAGATAAACGAACTAAGAGAGGTAGTCGAATTACCATTAAAAAATAAGAAGTTATTTGAAGAGCTAGGAATAGAGCCCCCTAAAGGAGTACTATTATATGGACCCCCTGGCACTGGAAAAACCATGCTTGCCAAAGCTGTAGCAGCTGAAAGTAACGCCACATTTATTCATGTTGTAGCATCAGAATTTGCCCAGAAATTTGTAGGAGAAGGGGCAAGAATAGTTAGAGAAGTCTTTGAATTAGCTAGAAAGAAGGCTCCATCAATTATATTCATAGATGAGCTTGATGCGATTGCTGCAAGAAGAATAGATATTGGTACAAGCGGTGAAAGGGAAATTCAAAGAACATTGATGCAGTTATTGGCTGAAATTGATGGATTTAAGGCACTAGATAACGTTAAGATAATAGCAGCTACAAACAGAATCGACATATTAGATCCTGCTATACTAAGACCTGGTAGGTTTGATAGATTAATAGAGGTTCCATTACCAGATGAGAAAGGTAGAAAGGAGATTTTCAAAATCTACCTCCAGAGAATGAGGATAAATGAAAACGATAAATTAAACTATGATCTAATTGCTCAACTCACAGACGGTTTTAGTGGTGCAGACATTAAGAACGTTTGCACCGAAGCTGGATATATGGCCATAAGAGAAGGAAGAGAGTCTATTAAATTCCAAGATATTATTAGAGCCATAGATAAAATAAAGAAAAAGAATTTAAGGAAAGCGATTAATACAAGAACCGAGAAATACTTATGA
- a CDS encoding PUA domain-containing protein, whose product MIFKFLKAPYEANDEEMRYIYDVLSYQFSPSLSDCIFIKHNKFLIQRSINTDKIRDILTLDRKLFLVLRAQDNLFSITEASGNDIKECSKPPSFRVMIQKEISEFILQGKNVFCKFVVDADPMIRYGDEVLVVDEDDRLLAIGRAKVSGEEIKQYKKGLAVIVKRVVK is encoded by the coding sequence ATGATATTTAAATTTCTCAAGGCTCCTTATGAAGCTAATGATGAAGAGATGCGATATATATACGATGTTTTGTCATATCAGTTTTCCCCTTCTTTATCTGATTGTATATTTATTAAGCACAATAAGTTTTTAATTCAAAGATCTATAAATACGGACAAGATAAGAGATATTCTTACTCTTGATAGAAAACTCTTTTTAGTATTAAGAGCACAAGATAATCTTTTCTCAATCACTGAGGCAAGTGGTAATGATATAAAAGAATGTTCAAAACCACCAAGCTTTAGAGTGATGATACAAAAAGAAATCTCTGAATTCATATTACAGGGTAAAAACGTATTTTGTAAATTTGTAGTAGATGCAGACCCAATGATAAGGTACGGGGATGAAGTTTTGGTTGTGGATGAAGATGATAGATTATTAGCAATTGGTAGAGCTAAAGTATCAGGAGAAGAAATAAAACAATATAAAAAGGGTCTAGCTGTAATTGTAAAGAGGGTGGTAAAATAA
- a CDS encoding proteasome assembly chaperone family protein: MDIKITLKGVNESELQNAKFITGFRTIGEVGYIATRYIALKMKMKRIGFITTKYLRDVTFLDEYGIATPFELFYDNDNKILVLLNHLLPLPREANMFSEKIIKWLKRINISNAFYIGGLDKRYRTNNEKLRWIKTSNSTINLNFPLMEKQLLMIGPLALFTIYSEIEDLPATVLLPYADRDRIDPGAAATVVEELAKIIGVNIDVTELYEDAKKIEEELQKQLELIQKEINRGASDRVYM; encoded by the coding sequence ATGGATATAAAGATAACCTTGAAGGGAGTAAATGAGAGTGAGCTGCAAAATGCTAAGTTCATAACTGGATTTCGAACAATAGGAGAGGTAGGGTATATAGCTACTAGATATATTGCTCTAAAAATGAAGATGAAGAGAATTGGCTTTATAACGACAAAATATCTTAGAGATGTAACTTTCCTTGACGAGTACGGTATTGCAACACCTTTTGAATTATTTTATGATAATGATAACAAAATTCTAGTTTTATTAAATCATCTTTTACCGCTACCTCGAGAAGCAAATATGTTTTCTGAAAAAATAATTAAATGGTTAAAGAGAATAAATATTAGTAATGCCTTCTACATAGGAGGATTAGATAAAAGATATAGAACTAATAACGAGAAATTGAGATGGATAAAAACTTCTAACAGTACTATAAATCTAAATTTTCCACTCATGGAGAAACAACTACTGATGATAGGACCACTTGCTCTATTCACGATATACTCCGAAATAGAGGACTTACCTGCAACTGTACTACTACCATATGCTGATAGGGACAGAATAGATCCTGGAGCAGCAGCTACAGTCGTTGAAGAATTAGCTAAGATAATAGGCGTAAACATAGATGTAACAGAATTGTATGAGGATGCTAAGAAAATAGAGGAAGAATTACAAAAACAATTAGAGCTTATTCAAAAGGAGATTAACAGGGGCGCCTCTGATAGAGTCTACATGTAG